In Saprospiraceae bacterium, the sequence AGTCAGCAGTTTCAGGTAATCAAATCAATTCTTATAAAAACAAGGACATTATAAGTTCACTTATTGTGCTTTATAATACCACTTATACACGATTAATTGACAATGGTGAAATAAGCGATGAAAGATGGGATTACCTTGGTAAGAAATACAGTCATGAAAGACGAATTGGAATTAAAAAAAACATGAGTGCTTCACAGCTTTCTGAACTCTTGGATGATATGTATCACCATTTTGTGCATATGGCCTGGTATCAAAGTCAATTAATTGACACTAATCGGGAAATTGATGAAATATTAAAAAAATTGAATACCCAAATGTTATTGCAATAACGAAAGCACACACAATGTATATGCGATAATCCTCCCTAAACGGTCGAACTACGCATATACTGTCCGTTGGCAGCAATTTTAAAAAAAGACCGCGAGTTCAATAATTTAGGAAATGAAAAGAATCTTTAAATACATTTTTACATTTATTTTACTATCTATTTTATGGAGTGGTATTGCATTTTACGGCACACTGAAAGGTTGGTGGCACAAGCCTTTTACAGACAATAAGAACCCTAAACTATTTACCGAAGCCGTAAATCAACAAATAGAAAAAGAATTTGTAGGCAACTTTGCTATGGCAATAATGAAAGATGGTGCGATAGAAAATGAACTGTTTTACTCAAAAAATAAAAAAGTTGACAATAACACGATATTTCAAGTATCGTCTCTTTCAAAATTTGTATCTGCAGTAGGAATAATGAAATTGGTTGAATTAGGTAAATTAAATTTAGATACTCCTGTTAGTAAGTACCTCAAAAGATGGCAACTACCACCAAGTGAATTTGATAATGAACAGGTGACAGTAAGGGGGTTATTAAGCCACACTGCCGGTTTAACTGATGAGCTAGGCTACAATGGTTTTGAAAGCAGGGATTCTGTTCAATCACTGGAACAATCGCTTACCAATGCAAAAGACGCTGATAAAGGAACAAGCGGTATAGTAAAAGTAGGGATTGAACCCGGTTCAAAATGGAAGTACTCTGGCGGTGGGTTTACTCTTTTGCAGTTATTGGTTGAGGAAGCAAGTGGTCAATCTTACAATGATTTTATGAAAGACCGATTGTTCAAACCATTAAATATGACTATCAGTACTTATATTTTAAATGACACTTTACAAAATAGACTTTGTGAGTTTTATAATTCCGATAATACTAAAGCTCCACATTTGTATTACACATCTTTGGCTGCGACCTCTTTATATTCTTCATTATCAGATTTAGAGAAATTTTTTCAACTTTTCTTAAAAGGCAAAAACGGTGAACCTATTGGCAGAGGGCAAATAAGTCCTGAATCCTTAAAATTAATGAGAAAATCACATTGGGATATAATGGGTGAAAGAATATATGGTTTGGGCTGTATGCTATATATCGGTATTGAAAACAATGAAGACATTTTTGGACACGATGGGAAAAGTACTCCACCAATTAATACTGCAATAAGAATAAATCCAATTACTGGTGACGGGATAATTATTTTAGAAACAGGTAACCCAGATTTAGCCACAAGAATAGCAAGCGACTGGGTATTTTTGGAAACAGGAGAAACTGACACATTGCTTTTTACTATGTTACTTGGGAAAATGACCAAAATAATATTGACAGGAATACTTTTGATTAGTGT encodes:
- a CDS encoding beta-lactamase family protein yields the protein MKRIFKYIFTFILLSILWSGIAFYGTLKGWWHKPFTDNKNPKLFTEAVNQQIEKEFVGNFAMAIMKDGAIENELFYSKNKKVDNNTIFQVSSLSKFVSAVGIMKLVELGKLNLDTPVSKYLKRWQLPPSEFDNEQVTVRGLLSHTAGLTDELGYNGFESRDSVQSLEQSLTNAKDADKGTSGIVKVGIEPGSKWKYSGGGFTLLQLLVEEASGQSYNDFMKDRLFKPLNMTISTYILNDTLQNRLCEFYNSDNTKAPHLYYTSLAATSLYSSLSDLEKFFQLFLKGKNGEPIGRGQISPESLKLMRKSHWDIMGERIYGLGCMLYIGIENNEDIFGHDGKSTPPINTAIRINPITGDGIIILETGNPDLATRIASDWVFLETGETDTLLFTMLLGKMTKIILTGILLISVLVIGTEVWRKKRKTAANKV